One window from the genome of Anaerococcus sp. Marseille-Q7828 encodes:
- a CDS encoding amidohydrolase, with protein sequence MDALPVNEKTNLEFASTNDGVMHACGHDAHTAMLLGAAKILNEIKNDFYGTIYLIFQPAEEVLALEYDGAKYMMRNGDWYEKIDHIFGAHVFTSIPNGKVSVQAGGIMAGDASFEITINGKSSHAANPEESTDPVVIGSAIVMNLQTIVSRRYGANESVVCSVSTFNAGDSFNIIPQHAKLTGTIRYFKAEFKEKLQKDFREIVENTARAYGTDVEIFYEDFGFPTINSKDHSNLAKIAAEKIYGKENIIEVAKNMGGEDFSFYIQEKPGVFALIGTGHEDEEQNYPNHSEKFNICDNKLNLSSALYAQYAIEYLKSDLDK encoded by the coding sequence ATGGATGCGCTACCAGTAAATGAGAAGACTAATTTAGAATTTGCATCAACAAATGATGGAGTAATGCACGCTTGTGGTCACGATGCTCATACAGCCATGTTATTAGGGGCTGCAAAGATTTTAAATGAAATAAAAAATGATTTTTATGGAACAATTTATTTGATATTTCAACCTGCTGAAGAGGTTCTTGCTCTAGAATATGATGGGGCGAAGTATATGATGAGAAATGGTGATTGGTATGAAAAAATCGACCATATATTTGGAGCTCATGTATTTACATCAATACCAAATGGCAAAGTTTCCGTACAAGCTGGTGGAATTATGGCTGGAGATGCTTCATTTGAAATAACAATCAATGGCAAATCATCCCATGCTGCCAATCCTGAGGAATCTACTGATCCAGTTGTAATTGGTTCGGCTATTGTGATGAATTTACAAACTATAGTTTCCAGGAGATATGGGGCAAATGAATCTGTTGTGTGTTCAGTATCTACATTCAATGCTGGTGATAGCTTTAATATTATCCCACAACATGCCAAATTAACTGGTACTATAAGGTACTTCAAAGCGGAATTTAAAGAAAAGTTGCAAAAAGACTTTAGAGAAATAGTAGAAAATACTGCCAGAGCCTATGGTACAGACGTGGAAATATTCTATGAAGACTTTGGTTTTCCGACTATAAATTCTAAAGATCATAGTAATCTTGCTAAAATTGCCGCAGAGAAGATTTATGGAAAAGAAAATATAATAGAAGTGGCAAAAAATATGGGCGGAGAGGATTTCTCATTTTATATTCAAGAAAAACCAGGAGTTTTTGCTTTAATCGGTACAGGCCATGAAGATGAGGAGCAAAACTATCCAAACCATAGTGAAAAGTTTAATATATGTGACAATAAGTTAAACTTAAGCTCTGCTTTATACGCCCAGTATGCCATTGAATATCTAAAGTCTGACTTAGACAAATGA
- a CDS encoding trypsin-like peptidase domain-containing protein gives MANREDKRKKGLPSFVSALLGAIVGGLLVYVLTTTISVKSNNQDMDVANNKVEENIDTKANKQKIEISDDPSMESVVVKKSIDSVVGITTVSKVVEQTFWGPQSGYAEGIGSGSIVSSDGYIVTNSHVVSDGDVSEINVLFSDGSTAEADLVWNDATLDLAIVKVKKDDLPVMELGDSDKMRVGDRVVAIGNPLGLQLQSTVTSGIISGLNRSVSFNTGAQMDGLMQTDAAINAGNSGGALLNSKGEQIGINTAKAGNSDGIGFAIPINLVKPIIEQIKESGEYHSVYLGITGQSLDYFLQYPQVNLGDLEGKEGVFVTSVFDDSETLKKGDLITAIDGNKVTDMLSLRKNLLSYKVGDKATITVLRDGKSMDLDFTFSIDSSNVDEYKQAKPENQIESNGENGRSLNPFKNLP, from the coding sequence ATGGCAAATAGAGAAGATAAGAGAAAGAAAGGCCTTCCATCATTTGTAAGTGCCTTGCTTGGAGCAATAGTAGGTGGTTTACTAGTGTATGTATTAACCACGACAATATCAGTAAAATCCAACAATCAAGATATGGATGTAGCTAATAATAAAGTAGAAGAAAATATTGATACAAAAGCTAATAAACAAAAAATAGAAATATCTGATGATCCATCTATGGAATCAGTAGTAGTAAAAAAATCTATAGATAGTGTAGTAGGAATTACTACAGTATCAAAAGTTGTAGAACAAACTTTTTGGGGCCCACAATCTGGCTATGCTGAAGGTATAGGATCTGGATCAATAGTAAGTTCAGATGGTTATATAGTGACAAACTCTCACGTTGTAAGTGATGGAGATGTAAGTGAGATAAATGTATTATTTAGCGATGGATCTACAGCAGAAGCTGACCTTGTATGGAATGATGCAACACTAGACCTAGCTATAGTAAAAGTAAAAAAAGACGACCTTCCAGTAATGGAACTAGGAGATAGTGATAAAATGAGAGTAGGCGATAGGGTAGTTGCCATAGGCAATCCACTAGGCTTGCAACTCCAATCAACAGTAACATCTGGTATAATATCAGGTCTAAATAGGAGCGTAAGCTTTAATACAGGCGCTCAGATGGACGGCTTGATGCAAACAGATGCAGCTATAAATGCCGGAAACTCTGGAGGAGCTCTACTAAATTCAAAAGGTGAGCAAATAGGAATCAATACTGCAAAAGCCGGTAACAGTGATGGTATAGGATTTGCTATACCAATAAACCTAGTAAAGCCAATTATTGAGCAAATCAAAGAAAGTGGAGAATACCACTCAGTATACCTAGGCATAACTGGACAATCATTAGACTACTTCTTACAATACCCACAAGTAAATCTAGGCGACCTAGAAGGCAAAGAAGGTGTATTTGTAACAAGCGTATTTGATGATAGTGAAACTCTCAAAAAGGGTGATTTGATTACGGCCATAGATGGAAACAAAGTCACTGATATGCTTTCACTAAGAAAGAACTTATTAAGTTATAAGGTAGGGGATAAGGCAACTATTACAGTATTAAGAGATGGCAAATCAATGGATCTTGACTTTACATTCTCAATAGACTCATCAAATGTAGATGAGTACAAACAAGCAAAACCAGAAAATCAAATAGAAAGTAATGGAGAAAATGGTAGATCACTAAATCCATTCAAAAACCTACCATAA
- the ylxM gene encoding YlxM family DNA-binding protein, producing MEKIVKVAELYDIYGPLLNEKQRDVINCYYNEDLSLQEIAENNNKSKQAISDMMTRTVDKLFEFEDELSLLEKKDELKDALTSIRELMENSKNKEAIEKITETIERI from the coding sequence ATGGAAAAAATTGTTAAGGTGGCTGAATTATACGACATATATGGACCGCTACTAAATGAAAAGCAAAGAGATGTTATCAATTGTTATTATAACGAGGACTTGTCCTTACAAGAGATTGCAGAAAACAACAATAAAAGTAAACAAGCAATTTCCGACATGATGACAAGGACAGTTGATAAGCTATTTGAGTTTGAAGATGAGCTTTCTTTACTAGAAAAAAAAGATGAGCTCAAAGATGCTCTTACGAGTATAAGAGAGCTGATGGAAAATTCAAAAAACAAAGAAGCAATTGAGAAAATAACAGAGACAATTGAGAGAATTTAG
- the ffh gene encoding signal recognition particle protein, with protein sequence MVFEGLADRLQESLGKLTGKGKLTEKDIDNAMREIRLSLLEADVNYKVVKDFVKTVKERSLGEDVMTSLTPGQMVVKIVNEELTNLMGKENSRLDLKGSTPHVVMMVGLQGSGKTTHSGKLVYKLKGENRNPMLAALDIYRPAAIEQLKVVGKKADTFVFEQGKEDPVKIALEAKNYARANNYDTVILDTAGRLQIDTDLMDELKKIKEVTKPDEILLVVDAMTGQEAVNVAKTFDDYLDITGVILTKLDGDARGGAALSIRQVVGKPIKFVGVGEKLEDLEAFYPDRMANRILGMGDVLSLIEKAEAQIDMENAKALEEKLRNQTFTLDDFMDQINQIRNMGPLEDLLAMIPGVNNKMLKQVNVDDTGFVKIEALINSMTKEEREKPEIIGKRRKERISKGSGVDVRELNKLLKQFKELKKMMKQVSNMNPKGKKGRGGFRMPKLPF encoded by the coding sequence ATGGTGTTTGAAGGCCTAGCCGATAGGCTCCAAGAAAGTCTTGGAAAACTTACCGGAAAAGGAAAATTAACAGAAAAAGACATCGACAACGCTATGAGGGAGATTAGACTTTCACTTCTAGAAGCAGACGTTAACTACAAGGTGGTAAAAGACTTTGTAAAGACTGTCAAAGAAAGATCCCTAGGCGAAGATGTAATGACATCCCTTACTCCTGGTCAAATGGTGGTTAAGATTGTAAATGAAGAACTTACCAATTTGATGGGTAAAGAAAATTCTAGATTAGATTTAAAAGGTTCTACCCCACACGTTGTGATGATGGTGGGACTCCAAGGTTCAGGTAAAACAACTCACTCAGGTAAGCTTGTTTATAAGCTTAAAGGCGAAAATAGAAATCCAATGCTAGCAGCCCTAGATATTTATAGGCCCGCTGCAATAGAACAACTTAAAGTTGTCGGCAAAAAAGCAGATACCTTTGTTTTCGAACAAGGTAAAGAAGATCCAGTAAAGATTGCCCTTGAAGCAAAAAATTATGCTAGGGCAAACAATTACGACACAGTAATCCTTGATACCGCTGGTCGTTTGCAAATAGATACTGATCTTATGGATGAACTTAAAAAAATCAAGGAAGTAACAAAGCCTGATGAGATCCTTCTAGTAGTAGATGCCATGACTGGCCAAGAGGCAGTTAATGTGGCAAAAACTTTCGACGACTACCTTGATATCACAGGTGTTATACTCACCAAGCTTGACGGTGATGCAAGAGGTGGTGCAGCCCTATCAATCAGACAAGTTGTAGGCAAGCCAATCAAATTTGTCGGAGTTGGAGAAAAACTAGAAGACCTAGAAGCCTTCTATCCAGATAGGATGGCGAATAGAATCCTAGGCATGGGTGATGTCTTATCTTTAATCGAAAAAGCTGAAGCGCAAATCGATATGGAAAATGCCAAGGCTTTGGAAGAAAAGCTAAGAAATCAAACATTTACCCTAGATGATTTTATGGATCAGATAAATCAAATTAGAAATATGGGGCCTCTGGAAGACTTACTTGCAATGATTCCTGGTGTAAATAATAAAATGCTCAAACAAGTCAATGTAGATGACACAGGCTTTGTAAAAATCGAAGCTTTGATCAATTCTATGACCAAAGAAGAGCGTGAAAAGCCAGAAATCATAGGCAAAAGACGAAAAGAGCGTATATCAAAAGGATCCGGTGTAGATGTCAGAGAGCTAAACAAGCTGTTAAAACAATTTAAAGAACTTAAGAAAATGATGAAACAAGTTTCTAATATGAATCCAAAAGGCAAAAAGGGTAGAGGCGGATTTAGGATGCCTAAGTTACCTTTTTAG
- a CDS encoding KH domain-containing protein: protein MKELVETIVKELVEDKEAVEIEENRNDGEVNILIHVADSDKGRVIGVRGNIINSIRTIARSAAIKEDVKVNIKI from the coding sequence ATGAAAGAATTAGTAGAAACAATCGTAAAAGAGCTAGTAGAAGATAAAGAAGCTGTCGAAATCGAAGAAAATCGTAACGATGGAGAAGTAAATATTCTAATCCACGTTGCAGATAGCGATAAGGGTCGTGTTATAGGAGTTAGAGGAAATATCATCAATTCTATCAGAACCATAGCAAGATCAGCAGCTATAAAGGAAGATGTTAAAGTCAATATAAAAATATGA
- a CDS encoding B3/4 domain-containing protein → MTKFIADSSFFELFPDAKIGVVIAKGIENNESSSREIKDMLNEANEKAYDYLTEPVFSENKVIKVWRDAFKKFKTKKGARCAIEALLKRVDKGNPVGSINPLVDIYNAISLTYALPVGSEDFDNFDGDMVLKITEGGDKFQALGDDSESETYPGELAYVDNAGAICRCFNWRDGVRTMITEDTKNAVVIMESVDPERDEDHKEALNAMAESLEKYLNCQTEIKILTKDDSEVTLK, encoded by the coding sequence ATGACCAAATTTATCGCAGATTCATCCTTTTTCGAACTATTCCCAGATGCAAAAATTGGTGTAGTTATAGCAAAAGGTATTGAAAACAATGAATCTTCTAGTAGAGAAATAAAAGATATGCTTAATGAAGCAAACGAAAAAGCTTATGATTACTTAACTGAACCAGTTTTTTCTGAAAATAAAGTTATCAAAGTATGGAGAGATGCTTTCAAGAAATTCAAAACTAAAAAAGGTGCAAGATGCGCTATAGAAGCTCTACTTAAAAGAGTTGACAAGGGCAATCCAGTAGGTTCAATCAACCCATTAGTTGATATCTACAATGCTATTTCATTAACCTATGCTCTTCCAGTTGGATCAGAAGACTTTGATAATTTTGATGGCGATATGGTATTAAAAATCACCGAAGGAGGAGACAAATTCCAAGCTTTAGGTGATGATAGTGAATCTGAAACATATCCAGGAGAACTTGCATATGTGGATAATGCTGGAGCTATTTGCAGATGCTTTAACTGGAGAGATGGCGTTCGTACAATGATTACAGAAGATACAAAAAACGCTGTAGTTATCATGGAATCAGTAGATCCAGAAAGAGACGAAGACCATAAGGAAGCACTAAATGCTATGGCAGAAAGTTTAGAAAAATATCTAAACTGCCAAACAGAAATAAAAATTCTTACAAAAGATGATTCAGAAGTAACTTTGAAATAA
- the rpsP gene encoding 30S ribosomal protein S16 encodes MAVKIRLKRMGQKKKPFYRVVVADSRSPRDGKFIEEIGYYNPVSEPKEFKVDNEKAKQWIKNGAKPTSIVEKLFNDNDVLA; translated from the coding sequence ATGGCAGTAAAAATTAGATTAAAAAGAATGGGACAAAAGAAAAAACCATTTTACAGAGTAGTAGTTGCAGATTCAAGAAGTCCACGTGATGGTAAATTTATCGAAGAAATTGGTTACTACAATCCAGTAAGCGAACCAAAAGAATTCAAAGTAGACAATGAAAAAGCAAAACAATGGATTAAAAATGGTGCAAAACCAACATCAATTGTTGAAAAGCTATTCAATGACAATGATGTATTAGCATAA
- the rimM gene encoding ribosome maturation factor RimM (Essential for efficient processing of 16S rRNA), with the protein MRISVAEIVTTHGIRGNLKIKSLSDNENRFKTGAKLLIDDEELTVESSFDQKGLKVIKFEEYDDINDVIKFVGKDITIDEADLGELGEDEYYVYKLIGLDVYDNGQKVGKITDVITGVYPNDVYVIKTDKDEIYFPALNATTKNIDFEKNIIEIENFSDYE; encoded by the coding sequence ATGAGGATAAGTGTAGCAGAGATTGTAACGACTCATGGGATTAGAGGAAATCTTAAAATAAAAAGCCTTAGTGATAATGAAAATAGGTTTAAAACTGGGGCAAAATTGCTTATCGATGATGAAGAACTAACAGTTGAATCATCCTTTGACCAAAAAGGACTTAAGGTTATAAAATTTGAAGAATATGACGACATTAATGATGTCATCAAATTTGTTGGCAAAGATATAACCATAGATGAAGCTGACCTAGGCGAACTAGGAGAAGATGAGTACTACGTTTATAAACTAATAGGTCTTGATGTTTACGACAATGGGCAAAAAGTCGGCAAAATCACAGACGTAATCACAGGTGTATATCCCAATGATGTTTATGTTATAAAGACAGATAAAGATGAAATTTATTTTCCAGCTTTAAATGCTACAACTAAAAATATTGACTTTGAAAAGAATATTATAGAAATAGAAAATTTTAGTGATTATGAATAA
- a CDS encoding YfcC family protein codes for MTENKGKKKKRSLSAFSILMIVLAVVCLFSLFLNGSPISSSIIESLDPEKYGEMIDTVNSGGTVAVQSAHLSDFVMAIPNGFMNAADLIIFIFGIGGFIGTMMSTGALEAGIYNLVGKMKGKENKLIGILMFLFSLGGTTYGMAEETIGFYPLITAAMVAAGFDTAVAAGTVLLGAGAGVLGSTINPFATGAAMGALSSVGIEPNATTIMIVGVILWLTTLAVVAKFVISYAKKVQENRANTVLSSDELAEMDEVYGKEKDQGLVFTKQHKHVLIVFAIAFVVMILSLISYVDINFAGDEDAYMNAFGWSKFLTGQPLGYWYFAELGAWFILASIVIAIVARMSEKEFIDTFMAGAADLLSVALIIAVARGITVVMNQTHLDFFILDKASGLLRGVPAFVFVPLAYLVYMLLSFLVPSTSGLAALSIPVMGSLANALGFNPSIMIMIFCGACGLINFVTPTSGVVMGGLAAARVEYSTYLKWVKKPFFIVMILNIVILSICMMVF; via the coding sequence ATGACAGAAAATAAGGGGAAAAAGAAAAAACGTTCTCTTAGCGCTTTCTCAATACTGATGATAGTTCTTGCTGTTGTTTGTCTATTTTCATTGTTTTTGAATGGATCTCCAATCAGTTCTAGCATTATAGAATCTCTAGATCCAGAAAAATACGGAGAAATGATAGATACAGTAAACAGTGGTGGAACTGTTGCAGTTCAAAGTGCACATCTATCAGATTTTGTTATGGCTATACCAAATGGTTTCATGAACGCAGCTGATCTTATCATCTTCATCTTTGGTATAGGTGGTTTCATCGGAACAATGATGTCAACAGGAGCTCTTGAAGCAGGAATTTATAACCTAGTTGGCAAAATGAAGGGTAAAGAAAATAAACTTATCGGCATTTTAATGTTTTTATTCTCACTCGGTGGAACAACTTATGGTATGGCAGAAGAAACAATTGGTTTCTATCCATTAATTACAGCAGCAATGGTTGCTGCAGGATTTGATACAGCAGTAGCTGCAGGTACTGTACTATTAGGTGCTGGAGCTGGTGTATTAGGTTCCACAATCAACCCATTTGCAACAGGTGCAGCTATGGGCGCACTTTCATCTGTAGGTATTGAACCAAATGCTACAACTATAATGATTGTAGGTGTTATACTTTGGTTAACAACACTAGCAGTAGTTGCAAAATTCGTAATTTCTTATGCTAAAAAGGTTCAAGAAAATAGAGCTAATACAGTTCTAAGCTCAGATGAACTAGCTGAAATGGACGAAGTTTACGGTAAAGAAAAAGACCAAGGTCTTGTATTTACTAAACAACACAAACACGTACTTATAGTGTTTGCAATTGCATTTGTAGTAATGATTCTATCTCTTATCTCATATGTTGATATCAACTTTGCAGGCGATGAAGATGCTTATATGAATGCCTTTGGTTGGTCAAAATTCTTAACTGGACAACCTTTAGGTTATTGGTATTTTGCTGAATTAGGCGCTTGGTTTATCCTTGCAAGTATCGTAATTGCTATAGTTGCTCGTATGAGTGAAAAAGAATTTATTGATACATTTATGGCAGGTGCAGCAGACCTACTATCAGTAGCTCTAATTATAGCTGTAGCTCGTGGTATTACAGTTGTAATGAATCAAACTCACCTTGACTTCTTTATCCTAGATAAAGCTAGTGGATTACTAAGAGGTGTACCAGCATTTGTATTTGTACCACTTGCATACCTAGTATACATGCTACTAAGTTTCTTAGTACCATCTACATCAGGACTAGCAGCACTTTCTATTCCAGTAATGGGATCACTTGCAAATGCACTTGGATTTAACCCAAGCATTATGATTATGATATTCTGTGGAGCTTGCGGTCTTATAAACTTTGTTACTCCAACATCAGGGGTAGTAATGGGTGGACTTGCAGCTGCTAGAGTAGAATACTCAACATACCTAAAATGGGTTAAAAAACCATTCTTTATAGTAATGATTCTAAATATTGTAATACTATCAATTTGTATGATGGTATTCTAA